Proteins from a single region of Bacteroidetes bacterium SB0662_bin_6:
- a CDS encoding Gfo/Idh/MocA family oxidoreductase, with product MHNFAITGVAGYIAPRHLKAIKDTGNHLLAAIDPHDSAGILDRYFPDAAFFTEIERFDRHLEKLRREKESRQLHYLSICSPNHLHDAHIRLALRLGANALCEKPLVLKPSNLDYLQKFEEEHPGTVYTVLQLRLHPDILALRARLQQQTNRRHSVRLTYVTSRGIWYRYSWKGDDEKSGGIAMNIGIHFFDLLMWLFGEVEGHRIHVMEAQRAGGLMALKNADVQWFLSIDERDIPDEVRGLQRTYRSIEVDGKEIEFSNRFDDLHTRVYEETLAGHGFRIADIRPAIELVDAIRLVEPVKIFSGDAHPMSIGFKSSESRERVRHTR from the coding sequence ATGCACAACTTTGCTATCACCGGCGTGGCCGGTTATATCGCCCCACGGCATTTGAAAGCCATTAAGGACACGGGCAACCATTTACTGGCCGCCATCGATCCGCACGATTCAGCGGGTATCCTTGATCGGTATTTTCCGGACGCTGCTTTTTTTACCGAGATAGAGCGATTCGATCGTCATCTCGAAAAACTTCGGCGGGAAAAGGAATCCCGGCAACTGCATTACCTCTCCATCTGCTCACCGAACCATTTGCATGATGCGCATATTCGTCTTGCCTTGCGGCTGGGCGCCAACGCACTCTGCGAAAAGCCGCTTGTTCTGAAGCCGTCCAATCTGGATTATTTGCAGAAATTCGAAGAAGAACATCCCGGAACGGTGTATACCGTACTTCAATTGCGCCTGCATCCGGATATTCTGGCCTTGCGTGCACGGCTGCAACAGCAAACGAATCGGCGGCACAGTGTACGCCTTACCTATGTTACTTCACGCGGCATCTGGTATCGGTATTCATGGAAAGGAGATGACGAAAAGTCCGGGGGCATCGCGATGAACATCGGGATTCATTTTTTCGATTTGCTGATGTGGTTGTTCGGCGAGGTTGAAGGGCACCGCATTCACGTTATGGAAGCACAGCGCGCCGGTGGCCTGATGGCGCTGAAGAACGCGGATGTGCAGTGGTTTCTGTCGATAGACGAGCGTGATATACCGGATGAGGTCAGGGGCCTGCAGCGAACGTACCGGTCCATTGAGGTCGATGGGAAAGAGATTGAGTTTTCCAACCGATTCGATGATCTGCATACGCGTGTGTACGAAGAGACGCTTGCAGGGCACGGTTTCCGGATTGCAGACATTCGACCTGCGATCGAGTTGGTGGACGCCATCCGTTTGGTCGAGCCCGTAAAGATATTTTCGGGGGATGCACACCCGATGTCTATCGGGTTCAAATCGTCGGAATCACGAGAACGAGTACGCCATACGCGGTAA